In a single window of the Natronosalvus caseinilyticus genome:
- a CDS encoding tRNA-dihydrouridine synthase, whose protein sequence is MSLHPLSPSLSLSPPLALASLSGQSDAEWALAAAEWAGCAFLGGIALDGPSREAARELVARDRTEFLPDDPIGFIDDQLAALEDEPIQAGINVRSASVEAIPPVARVCRERDALLEINAHCRQPELCAVGCGETLLGDADRLGEYVASAVECGATVGVKVRAEVPGVDLPTLCRSLEAAGASFVHVDAMDSESVIADVTDACDLYVIANNGVRDESTVREYLAYGADAVSVGRPSDNPVVLERVRQALEEESPPIDR, encoded by the coding sequence ATGTCATTGCACCCGCTCTCCCCATCGCTTTCGCTCTCCCCGCCACTCGCACTGGCCAGCCTCTCGGGACAATCGGACGCCGAGTGGGCCCTCGCGGCCGCCGAGTGGGCCGGCTGTGCGTTCCTCGGCGGTATCGCGCTCGACGGCCCGTCCCGCGAGGCCGCACGCGAACTCGTCGCCCGCGACCGGACCGAATTCCTCCCCGACGATCCGATCGGGTTCATCGACGACCAGCTCGCCGCCCTCGAGGACGAACCAATCCAGGCGGGTATCAACGTCAGGAGCGCCAGCGTCGAGGCCATCCCGCCCGTCGCTCGCGTCTGCCGGGAGCGAGACGCGTTGCTCGAGATCAACGCCCACTGCCGCCAGCCCGAGCTGTGCGCGGTCGGCTGTGGCGAAACGCTCCTGGGAGACGCAGACCGACTCGGCGAGTACGTCGCCAGCGCCGTCGAGTGCGGCGCAACCGTCGGCGTCAAGGTTCGCGCCGAAGTTCCGGGCGTCGACCTGCCGACGCTCTGTCGCTCGCTCGAGGCCGCCGGCGCGTCGTTCGTCCACGTGGACGCGATGGACTCCGAATCCGTCATCGCGGACGTCACCGACGCCTGCGACCTGTACGTGATCGCCAACAACGGCGTCCGCGACGAATCGACGGTTCGCGAGTACCTCGCCTACGGCGCGGACGCGGTCAGCGTCGGCCGACCCAGCGACAATCCGGTCGTCCTCGAGCGGGTGCGGCAGGCACTCGAGGAGGAATCACCGCCGATCGATCGATGA
- the cofD gene encoding 2-phospho-L-lactate transferase yields MVTFLSGGTGTPKLLDGAGAAFSPDEITVVANTGDDVELGGLFVSPDVDTLLFQGGGVLDRERWWGIRGDTHRTHSALSDIAAAADLPDGPQYLDPSRQTEGRDIARWRRFSGIAEFMTIGDRDRAVHLTRTSLLDQGHTLSEVTKVLADGFGLTIDVLPMSDDAVASLIHTEDGLMHFQEYWVAHRGEPTITNVEFRGSSNAEPAPGVLEALSDVVVIGPSNPVTSIGPMLALPGVARALMETTVVAVSPFLGDEAFSGPAADLMEAVGATPNTAGLATAYPFADAFVVDNEDPTEFDRPTIQTDIRIDSPEDAGRVIQAIDEALSILA; encoded by the coding sequence ATGGTTACGTTCCTCTCCGGGGGTACCGGCACGCCGAAGCTGTTAGACGGGGCCGGAGCGGCGTTCTCGCCGGACGAGATTACCGTCGTCGCCAACACCGGCGACGACGTCGAACTCGGCGGTCTCTTCGTCTCTCCCGACGTCGACACGCTTCTCTTTCAGGGTGGCGGCGTCCTCGACCGCGAGCGCTGGTGGGGGATCAGGGGCGACACGCACCGCACGCACTCGGCACTGTCCGACATCGCCGCGGCGGCCGACCTCCCCGACGGCCCGCAGTATCTCGACCCCTCGAGACAGACCGAGGGCCGCGACATCGCCCGGTGGCGTCGGTTCTCGGGCATCGCGGAGTTCATGACGATCGGCGACCGCGACCGAGCGGTTCACCTTACGCGAACCAGCCTCCTCGATCAGGGGCACACGCTCTCGGAGGTCACGAAGGTCCTCGCCGACGGATTCGGGCTGACGATCGACGTCCTGCCGATGAGCGACGACGCCGTCGCGAGCCTGATCCACACCGAGGACGGCCTGATGCACTTCCAGGAGTACTGGGTCGCTCACCGCGGGGAACCGACGATCACGAACGTCGAGTTCCGCGGCTCGTCGAACGCCGAACCGGCGCCGGGGGTGCTCGAGGCGCTCTCCGACGTCGTCGTGATCGGCCCCTCGAACCCGGTGACGAGCATCGGGCCGATGCTCGCGTTGCCAGGCGTCGCGAGGGCACTGATGGAGACGACGGTCGTCGCCGTCTCGCCGTTCCTGGGTGACGAGGCCTTTTCCGGACCAGCGGCCGACCTGATGGAGGCCGTCGGTGCGACGCCGAACACGGCCGGCCTGGCGACGGCGTACCCCTTCGCCGACGCGTTCGTCGTCGACAACGAGGACCCGACCGAGTTCGATCGTCCGACGATTCAGACCGACATCCGGATCGACTCACCGGAGGACGCCGGTCGCGTGATTCAGGCCATCGACGAGGCGCTCTCGATCCTCGCCTGA
- a CDS encoding STAS domain-containing protein, with amino-acid sequence MSPSDPPYEKLIENAPIGIFRVPVDDLDLEASQVDSENQYANQQLARMLSFDSVEQLRSEISSIEYADPQDGERLEEQLKRTGRVDAFETQLIANDGETVDVLISGTVDDGEFIAYVTDISERKRLERKTAEQAEAILEQSTPIVEIWDCITLATVVGTLDTARAQRLTEELLTELTENGAEIALIDITGVPNVDTATAQHLTDTVNAVSLLGSEVIITGINPNIAQTLVQLGITMDDIRTRSTLSEGLELGLHLTQNIDIVTNASQST; translated from the coding sequence ATGTCACCGAGTGATCCCCCCTACGAGAAATTAATCGAAAATGCTCCTATCGGCATCTTTCGGGTTCCGGTCGACGATCTGGATCTCGAAGCATCCCAGGTCGACTCGGAGAATCAGTACGCCAATCAGCAACTCGCCAGAATGCTCTCTTTCGATTCGGTCGAACAGTTACGTTCGGAGATCTCGTCCATCGAATACGCAGATCCACAGGACGGCGAGCGACTCGAAGAACAACTCAAGCGAACGGGTCGCGTAGACGCATTCGAGACGCAACTGATCGCGAACGACGGGGAAACGGTGGACGTTCTCATCTCCGGAACCGTCGACGACGGTGAGTTTATCGCTTACGTCACCGACATCTCCGAGCGCAAGCGACTCGAGCGGAAGACGGCCGAACAGGCCGAGGCGATTCTCGAACAGTCGACGCCGATCGTCGAAATCTGGGATTGCATCACCCTCGCGACGGTGGTCGGAACGCTGGATACGGCTCGTGCACAGCGACTCACCGAGGAGTTGCTCACCGAACTCACGGAGAACGGAGCGGAGATCGCGCTGATCGACATCACCGGCGTTCCGAACGTGGACACAGCGACGGCACAGCACCTCACCGATACGGTGAACGCCGTGTCGCTGCTGGGTAGCGAAGTCATCATCACCGGAATCAACCCCAACATCGCCCAGACGCTGGTCCAGCTCGGAATCACGATGGACGACATCCGAACCAGATCCACGTTGAGCGAGGGGTTAGAACTCGGATTGCACCTCACCCAGAACATCGACATCGTGACGAACGCGTCTCAATCAACGTAA
- a CDS encoding STAS domain-containing protein, giving the protein MTHTDRVTVIQVRGTLITTLPPHPTDSTIDDLQERILERINQTNLERIEGVVLDVSDVQTVDSFFARVIVETAKMVELMGVRPILVGIGPAIAITVTELGFDLGGVQTARSIDAALDALDIDSG; this is encoded by the coding sequence ATGACCCACACAGATCGCGTCACCGTTATTCAGGTGCGAGGAACGCTGATCACGACCCTCCCTCCACACCCGACGGACAGTACGATCGACGACCTTCAGGAACGCATTCTCGAGCGTATCAACCAGACAAACCTCGAACGCATCGAGGGAGTCGTGCTCGACGTCTCCGACGTGCAAACGGTCGACTCGTTCTTCGCCCGGGTGATCGTCGAGACGGCGAAGATGGTCGAACTGATGGGCGTTCGACCGATTCTCGTCGGCATCGGCCCCGCCATCGCTATCACGGTGACCGAACTCGGATTCGACCTCGGTGGTGTGCAGACGGCCCGGAGTATCGATGCGGCGCTAGACGCCCTCGACATAGATTCGGGGTGA
- a CDS encoding anti-sigma regulatory factor: protein MSEEGVLEIASESDIVTARTTIREVVSNVGFGLTDTTRIVTAVSELARNIYLYAEVGTMQWRVRSEGSRHVVEIVFDDDGPGISDVDRALEEGYSTSSGMGHGLSGARKMMDEFEIDTSAETGTTVTIRKYVPRVVANDG, encoded by the coding sequence ATGAGCGAAGAAGGGGTCCTCGAGATCGCCTCCGAATCGGACATCGTCACCGCCCGGACCACGATTCGAGAGGTCGTTTCGAACGTGGGCTTCGGGCTAACGGACACCACCCGGATCGTCACCGCGGTTTCCGAACTCGCCCGGAACATCTATCTCTACGCCGAGGTCGGGACGATGCAGTGGCGCGTCCGTTCGGAGGGGAGTCGACACGTCGTCGAGATCGTCTTCGACGACGACGGCCCGGGGATTTCGGACGTCGATCGCGCCCTCGAGGAGGGGTACTCGACGTCGAGCGGAATGGGCCACGGCCTCTCCGGCGCCCGGAAAATGATGGACGAGTTCGAGATCGACACGAGTGCCGAGACGGGGACGACCGTCACCATCCGCAAGTACGTGCCACGAGTGGTCGCCAATGACGGGTGA
- a CDS encoding ATP-binding protein: MTGDDETSITISKQADVILAGRRAKPILAAFELDESTVEEVVLVIHELASNIVKHAGEGTITLVPTSADDHRGLEIHAEDSGPGIGDVDRAITDGYSTAGSLGSGLGAVDRLMDEFEVVPRPDSHAGTHIVAKREFQTRTRSQKPFPLTFGAATRPRSRGDPNGDAFVIKRWGDNALVGVIDGLGHGRDAHTAAAAAKRYVTGHFDQSLTTIFQGVERVCARTRGVVMALARFDWSRETISYASVGNISHKVDAPVPLEFVTRRGVLGNDAPEPLIRENEWDPEYALALYSDGVRSLWKWDEFVHLVDEPSSTLAHRLLAELADENDDATVLVVTRGSR, encoded by the coding sequence ATGACGGGTGACGACGAGACGTCGATCACGATTTCCAAACAGGCCGACGTCATCCTCGCCGGCCGCCGGGCGAAGCCGATCCTTGCAGCGTTCGAACTCGACGAGTCGACCGTCGAAGAGGTCGTCCTCGTGATCCACGAACTGGCCTCGAACATCGTCAAACACGCCGGCGAAGGGACGATCACGCTCGTGCCCACGTCGGCAGACGACCATCGCGGTCTCGAGATTCACGCCGAGGACTCGGGGCCGGGAATCGGCGACGTCGATCGGGCGATCACCGATGGCTATTCGACGGCTGGGAGCCTGGGGTCCGGCCTCGGGGCAGTCGATCGGCTCATGGACGAATTCGAGGTCGTTCCTCGCCCCGACTCACACGCCGGAACACACATCGTCGCCAAACGCGAATTCCAGACACGAACACGGTCACAGAAGCCGTTCCCGCTCACGTTTGGAGCGGCGACGCGTCCCCGTTCGCGCGGCGATCCGAACGGCGACGCGTTCGTCATCAAACGGTGGGGAGACAACGCCCTCGTCGGCGTGATCGACGGACTGGGGCACGGACGCGATGCTCACACCGCCGCGGCGGCGGCAAAACGGTACGTCACGGGCCACTTCGACCAGTCGCTCACCACCATCTTTCAGGGCGTCGAACGGGTGTGTGCCAGGACGCGCGGTGTCGTCATGGCGCTCGCTCGCTTCGACTGGTCCAGAGAGACGATTTCGTACGCCAGCGTCGGTAACATCTCACACAAGGTCGATGCCCCGGTACCACTCGAGTTCGTGACTCGACGGGGAGTGCTCGGGAACGACGCCCCGGAACCGCTGATCAGGGAAAACGAGTGGGACCCCGAGTACGCCCTGGCGCTGTATTCTGACGGCGTACGGTCGCTCTGGAAGTGGGACGAATTCGTCCACCTCGTGGACGAACCGAGTTCGACGCTCGCCCACCGACTCCTGGCGGAGTTGGCGGACGAGAACGACGACGCGACCGTGCTTGTGGTCACGAGGGGGTCGCGATGA
- a CDS encoding bacterio-opsin activator domain-containing protein translates to MSGQDGDEQPSDADRDMIQALQAELRETNEGLLALTLEREEHERTLTALHESSRELLHAETAEDVCELILETTNEVLGIPGAGVYFASADGTRLSPAATTEYVENRFGALSPVSSDDDSVAWRSFVEQETIVMDDGMTGHDEGLEAAFPSGIWLPLGSHGVMVAVSDEIGVFDADSRQLAGLLAATAEAALDRVEQEKRRRRREAQLEGLVEATGELLGAETVREVCDTVVETAESALDLPITMIAVYDDKTGTLRPRAQTALAETIVDAEQMFDPQAELAWQAFAEKRVTVHDEMAVASGADADADIDIDTYGVAVLPLGRHGVLVIGSRTSDDVHDERLSLARILAASTEPSLARLLATNAESSLDRAEREHQLIERDERLHEQNERLTRLNQVNDVIRHIDQALVAADSRTAIEQAVCTQLTTAGPYTFAWIGEYDAVHDAVTPQEWGGANEGYLEAIDPKNADSSEREPTELANETQEPQVVEDLLGEPPLPRWRREALKRGYRACIAIPLVYREMRYGVLTVYSDQLETFGELERTVLVELGETIAYAINAVESKKALVSDEFVEVEFEIRDDSIPFLSVTAEVGCVVELESVVARSDGGYRVFFTTHETPPEPVLEHMERAFTVDDTRLISENDEECLFECTVDESSFFGTLLGHGAIPQRFRAESGHGTIVVALPESANVRLFIDTIQATYDHSELLARREQPRDRDRRTTSGFAADMDEILTDRQREVLQTAYESGFFESPRKSTGSEISDALGVSQPTFNNHLRAAQRKFFELIFESD, encoded by the coding sequence ATGAGCGGCCAGGACGGTGACGAACAGCCCTCGGACGCAGACCGGGACATGATCCAGGCGCTGCAAGCGGAACTCAGGGAGACGAACGAGGGGCTCCTCGCGCTCACTCTCGAGCGGGAAGAACACGAACGGACGCTAACGGCGCTCCACGAGTCGAGTCGGGAACTGCTCCACGCCGAGACCGCCGAGGACGTATGCGAACTGATCCTCGAGACGACGAACGAAGTCCTCGGCATTCCCGGCGCCGGGGTGTACTTCGCCAGCGCGGACGGAACCCGGCTCTCGCCGGCCGCGACGACCGAGTACGTCGAGAACCGGTTCGGAGCCCTGTCGCCCGTGAGCTCCGACGACGACTCGGTCGCGTGGCGATCGTTCGTCGAGCAAGAGACCATCGTGATGGACGACGGTATGACCGGTCACGACGAGGGTCTCGAGGCGGCGTTTCCCAGCGGCATCTGGCTTCCGCTCGGGTCTCACGGCGTCATGGTCGCCGTCTCCGACGAGATCGGGGTGTTCGACGCGGACAGCCGCCAGCTCGCCGGGCTGCTCGCGGCCACCGCCGAGGCGGCCCTCGACCGGGTCGAACAGGAGAAACGGCGACGCCGGCGTGAGGCGCAACTCGAGGGACTCGTCGAGGCGACCGGGGAGTTGCTCGGGGCGGAGACGGTACGAGAGGTCTGTGATACCGTGGTCGAGACGGCCGAATCGGCGCTCGACCTCCCGATCACGATGATCGCGGTCTACGACGACAAAACGGGAACGCTCAGGCCACGCGCACAGACGGCGCTGGCCGAGACGATCGTCGACGCGGAGCAGATGTTCGACCCGCAGGCCGAACTGGCGTGGCAGGCGTTCGCCGAGAAACGAGTGACGGTTCACGACGAGATGGCGGTCGCGTCCGGGGCCGACGCCGACGCCGACATCGACATCGACACCTACGGCGTCGCGGTCCTTCCACTCGGGAGACACGGCGTCCTCGTCATCGGCTCGAGGACGAGCGACGACGTACACGACGAGCGACTGTCGCTCGCCCGGATACTGGCCGCGAGCACGGAACCGTCGCTGGCTCGCCTCCTGGCGACGAACGCCGAGTCCTCGCTCGATCGGGCCGAACGAGAACACCAGTTGATCGAACGCGACGAACGCCTGCACGAACAGAACGAGCGGCTCACGCGACTGAACCAGGTCAACGACGTCATCCGTCACATCGACCAGGCGCTGGTGGCGGCGGATTCGCGCACGGCGATCGAACAGGCCGTCTGCACCCAGTTGACGACCGCCGGACCGTACACCTTCGCCTGGATCGGCGAGTACGACGCGGTGCACGACGCGGTGACTCCCCAGGAGTGGGGCGGCGCCAACGAGGGGTACCTCGAAGCGATCGATCCAAAAAACGCCGACTCGAGCGAACGGGAACCGACGGAACTGGCAAACGAGACGCAGGAACCGCAGGTGGTCGAGGACCTGCTCGGCGAGCCGCCACTCCCCCGGTGGCGTCGGGAGGCGCTCAAGCGCGGCTATCGCGCCTGCATCGCGATCCCGCTCGTGTACCGCGAGATGCGCTACGGTGTGTTGACGGTGTATTCGGACCAGCTCGAGACGTTCGGGGAGCTGGAGCGTACCGTTCTCGTTGAACTCGGCGAGACCATCGCCTACGCGATCAACGCCGTCGAGAGCAAGAAAGCGCTCGTGAGCGACGAGTTCGTCGAGGTCGAATTCGAGATTCGGGACGACTCCATTCCGTTCCTCTCGGTGACTGCCGAGGTCGGCTGTGTCGTCGAACTCGAGAGCGTGGTCGCCCGCTCGGACGGTGGGTACCGCGTCTTCTTCACCACCCACGAGACGCCGCCGGAACCCGTCCTCGAGCACATGGAGCGAGCGTTCACGGTGGACGATACGCGACTCATTTCGGAAAACGACGAGGAGTGCCTCTTCGAGTGTACGGTCGACGAGTCGAGTTTCTTCGGAACGCTCCTCGGTCACGGCGCCATCCCTCAGCGATTCAGGGCGGAAAGCGGACACGGAACCATCGTCGTCGCCCTCCCGGAGAGCGCGAACGTTCGACTGTTCATCGACACGATCCAGGCGACGTACGACCACTCGGAGTTGCTGGCGCGACGCGAACAGCCTCGAGACCGGGACCGCCGAACGACGAGCGGGTTCGCGGCGGACATGGACGAGATACTGACCGATCGCCAGCGAGAGGTGCTCCAGACTGCCTACGAGAGCGGCTTCTTCGAGTCGCCGCGAAAGAGCACCGGTAGCGAGATCAGTGACGCACTCGGCGTCTCACAACCGACGTTCAACAATCACCTCCGCGCCGCCCAGCGAAAATTCTTCGAACTCATCTTCGAATCGGACTGA
- a CDS encoding right-handed parallel beta-helix repeat-containing protein, translating into MTGIANERDADDGRPSESEQPTETDTRRPPRRAFVKGAAIAGISTLGLSSTAAASGSYTKYDGEYRHVVNVVEAGADNTGNKSITPVLRNLRKDNTLFYFPPGRYAMDSQLRFTKFDNVAFVGNDATLVPANYYNFDGPQYRLFRLGTLSRPGKKLRFEGFTVDQTAKNTGIRTIDTVVTDRLDVEDIYVKGEHDSGTMGPARFDVIGSNGTGRVVDFKAPDGGENASNTPHAGKTSTRGPIGILANETAGELTFRRCHLGGFPGSGLYACNGSGKVIVHGGLYQNSTSASIRIGGSDSVVRWPTIEIDDVDEKYPSHRGIRVERGDVTIKGAAIRVSDPSPSNHAISVLSNCESAWIENTTIEMSGNDVNHGIVVSPGAGETTIARTNITHNAAGGYPLWLRSSNNTDRVHCEYLSIDGEAGDASGLRDGIRCERPNVRFAACEIDQPGRNGAKRNAIVNTSEDLSVWNMTLRASHFPIVELGSNSSYLEADAESYNGREAACLYDQSRKISIRNSRLVNGVRDLGSWSLELSNNTTY; encoded by the coding sequence ATGACTGGAATAGCAAACGAACGCGACGCAGACGATGGACGCCCCTCCGAATCTGAGCAGCCAACCGAAACCGACACCCGCCGGCCCCCGAGGCGGGCGTTCGTGAAGGGTGCGGCCATTGCGGGTATCTCTACGCTCGGTCTCTCTTCGACTGCCGCGGCCTCGGGCTCGTACACGAAGTACGACGGCGAGTACCGCCACGTCGTCAACGTCGTCGAAGCCGGCGCCGACAACACCGGAAACAAATCGATCACCCCCGTGCTCAGGAACCTTCGGAAGGACAACACGCTGTTTTACTTCCCACCCGGGCGCTACGCGATGGATAGCCAGCTCCGGTTCACGAAGTTCGACAACGTGGCGTTCGTCGGCAACGACGCGACGCTCGTCCCGGCGAATTACTACAACTTCGACGGTCCCCAGTACCGCCTCTTCCGCCTGGGAACACTCTCCCGACCCGGCAAGAAGCTTCGGTTCGAGGGATTCACGGTCGACCAGACCGCCAAGAATACCGGCATCCGAACGATCGACACCGTCGTCACCGATCGCCTCGACGTCGAGGACATTTACGTCAAGGGCGAACACGACAGCGGGACCATGGGCCCCGCGCGGTTCGACGTGATCGGGTCGAACGGGACTGGTCGCGTCGTCGATTTCAAAGCACCAGACGGCGGCGAGAACGCCAGCAACACGCCCCACGCCGGAAAGACGAGCACGCGGGGGCCGATCGGCATCCTCGCGAACGAGACTGCCGGCGAACTGACGTTCAGGCGGTGTCACCTCGGCGGCTTCCCCGGGAGTGGCCTCTACGCCTGTAACGGCTCCGGGAAGGTCATCGTTCACGGCGGTCTCTACCAGAACAGCACCTCCGCGAGCATCCGGATCGGCGGCTCTGACAGCGTCGTCAGGTGGCCCACCATCGAAATCGACGACGTCGACGAGAAGTACCCCAGCCATCGTGGCATCCGCGTCGAGCGGGGTGACGTCACGATCAAGGGCGCCGCGATCCGCGTCAGCGATCCGAGTCCGAGCAACCACGCAATCTCCGTGCTGAGCAACTGTGAGAGCGCCTGGATCGAGAACACGACGATCGAGATGAGCGGCAACGACGTCAACCACGGCATCGTCGTCTCTCCCGGCGCCGGCGAGACGACCATCGCCCGCACGAACATCACCCACAACGCCGCGGGGGGCTACCCGCTCTGGCTGCGCAGCTCCAACAACACGGACCGCGTCCACTGTGAGTACCTCTCCATCGACGGCGAAGCCGGCGACGCGAGCGGCCTCCGCGACGGGATTCGCTGTGAACGGCCCAACGTCCGGTTTGCCGCGTGCGAGATCGACCAGCCTGGTCGAAACGGCGCCAAGCGGAACGCCATCGTCAACACGAGCGAGGACCTCTCAGTGTGGAACATGACGCTGCGTGCCAGCCACTTCCCCATCGTCGAACTCGGATCCAATTCGAGCTACCTCGAAGCCGACGCCGAGTCGTATAACGGCCGTGAAGCGGCCTGTCTGTACGACCAGAGTCGCAAGATCTCCATTCGCAACAGTCGGCTGGTCAACGGCGTGCGCGACCTCGGCTCCTGGAGCCTCGAACTGTCGAACAACACGACCTACTGA
- a CDS encoding DUF7385 family protein codes for MEQFEKYVSSATLREENESIKQYQNTVGLACPACDQPFDDMVVCKDEHTSLNQTIPLDICTGVEDGKPVLFTHKP; via the coding sequence ATGGAGCAGTTCGAGAAGTACGTCTCCTCGGCGACGCTTCGCGAGGAAAACGAGTCGATCAAGCAGTACCAGAACACAGTCGGCCTGGCGTGTCCGGCCTGCGACCAGCCCTTCGACGACATGGTCGTCTGCAAGGACGAGCACACGAGCCTGAACCAGACCATCCCGCTCGACATCTGTACGGGCGTCGAAGACGGGAAACCCGTGCTGTTTACCCACAAGCCCTAG
- a CDS encoding ATP-dependent DNA ligase, protein MDFVTFADHAATIEAEPADLETVAHVRSLLEAAGPDLEVVARFVQGRVFPAWDARKLDIGPRTCYEAIARAAGTNVGPDDVETAVAEVGEIGAVAASYEFGGQRGLGAFGGGGGGDSGGSGGGQDELTVATVSDTLTELAETDGSGSHDTKVDLLFSLFNRCAADEARYLARLVLSEMRIGVGEGTVRDAIAEAFGVPADRVERALQVSNDYGRVAVVARDEGLEGLDALTLEVGRPVQAMLAQAGSVTDALEAWDEAAVEWKYDGARVQLHYAPDGVETTGASDGISGDERPTTRVFSRNMEDVTDALQEVVEFAEATLEVPTILDGEVVAVDDGGDPLPFQEVLRRFRRKHDVAKAREDVAVRPVFFDCLHADGEDLLDVTLTERHERLEAVLSAEDDPKTEMSVSEAPEASEDAAETGATETKGDETPEGLSLLRITDDPDEIESIDADALEAGHEGIMLKDPGSTYSPGRRGKHWLKRKPDVETLDCVVTGAEWGEGRRGTFLGTFLLSVRTTDASGAGAFETIGKVATGITDETLAELTERLEPYIRAEDGKDVDLEPVVVFEVGYEEIQTSPTYSSGYALRFPRFLGIREDKTPSEADSLERVERLRSP, encoded by the coding sequence ATGGACTTCGTCACGTTCGCCGACCACGCCGCCACTATCGAGGCCGAACCCGCCGACCTCGAGACGGTAGCGCACGTCCGATCGCTCCTCGAGGCGGCCGGCCCGGACCTCGAGGTCGTCGCCCGTTTCGTCCAGGGGCGGGTCTTCCCCGCCTGGGACGCCCGGAAACTCGACATCGGCCCGCGGACGTGCTACGAGGCGATCGCTCGCGCGGCCGGGACGAACGTCGGCCCGGACGACGTCGAGACAGCCGTCGCCGAGGTCGGCGAGATCGGCGCCGTCGCCGCGAGCTACGAGTTCGGTGGCCAGCGGGGGCTGGGAGCGTTCGGCGGCGGTGGCGGTGGTGACAGTGGCGGCAGTGGCGGCGGCCAGGACGAACTCACCGTCGCGACGGTGTCCGACACGCTCACGGAACTGGCCGAAACCGACGGCTCGGGCAGTCACGACACGAAGGTTGACCTCCTGTTCTCGCTGTTCAACCGGTGTGCGGCCGATGAAGCCCGCTACCTCGCTCGCCTCGTCCTCTCCGAGATGCGCATCGGCGTCGGGGAAGGGACCGTCCGCGACGCCATCGCCGAGGCATTCGGCGTCCCCGCCGACCGCGTCGAGCGCGCGTTGCAGGTCTCGAACGACTACGGCCGCGTCGCCGTCGTCGCGCGAGACGAAGGACTCGAGGGACTGGACGCGCTCACCCTCGAGGTCGGGCGCCCGGTCCAGGCGATGCTCGCCCAGGCGGGGAGCGTGACCGACGCCCTTGAGGCCTGGGACGAGGCGGCCGTCGAGTGGAAGTACGACGGTGCGCGCGTCCAGTTGCACTACGCGCCCGATGGCGTCGAGACGACAGGTGCGTCCGACGGGATCTCGGGAGACGAACGCCCGACGACGCGCGTCTTCTCGAGGAATATGGAGGACGTAACCGACGCGCTCCAGGAGGTCGTCGAGTTCGCCGAGGCGACCCTCGAGGTACCGACGATCCTGGACGGTGAGGTGGTCGCCGTCGACGACGGCGGGGATCCGCTCCCGTTCCAGGAGGTGCTCCGGCGGTTCCGTCGAAAACACGACGTGGCAAAAGCGCGCGAGGACGTGGCCGTCCGGCCAGTGTTCTTCGACTGTCTCCACGCCGACGGTGAGGACTTACTTGACGTCACGCTCACGGAGCGCCACGAGCGACTCGAGGCGGTGCTCTCGGCCGAGGATGACCCCAAAACGGAAATGAGCGTGTCCGAAGCGCCCGAAGCGTCCGAGGACGCCGCCGAAACGGGAGCGACCGAGACGAAAGGGGACGAGACGCCCGAGGGCCTCTCGCTCCTCCGGATCACCGACGACCCCGACGAGATCGAATCGATCGACGCCGACGCACTCGAGGCCGGACACGAGGGGATCATGCTCAAGGATCCCGGCTCGACGTACTCGCCGGGCCGCCGGGGCAAGCACTGGCTGAAGCGAAAACCCGACGTCGAGACGCTCGACTGCGTCGTCACCGGCGCGGAGTGGGGCGAGGGGCGACGCGGAACCTTCCTCGGCACGTTCCTGCTATCCGTTCGGACGACGGACGCGTCCGGAGCTGGCGCGTTTGAGACCATCGGCAAGGTCGCCACGGGAATCACCGACGAGACCCTCGCAGAACTGACCGAGCGCCTCGAGCCGTACATCCGCGCCGAGGACGGCAAAGACGTAGACCTCGAGCCAGTGGTCGTGTTCGAGGTGGGCTACGAAGAGATCCAGACCTCGCCGACGTACAGTTCGGGCTATGCACTCCGATTCCCACGGTTTCTCGGGATCAGGGAGGACAAGACGCCGTCCGAGGCGGATTCACTCGAGCGCGTCGAACGGCTCCGGTCGCCGTGA